One stretch of Lagenorhynchus albirostris chromosome 13, mLagAlb1.1, whole genome shotgun sequence DNA includes these proteins:
- the GGCX gene encoding vitamin K-dependent gamma-carboxylase, with protein MAVSARSALSPPDSDKVQKDKAGQTSGRRQGSRMGKLLGFEWTDVSSWGKLVTLLNRPTDPASLAVFRFLFGLMMVLDIPQERGLSSLDRRYLDGLEVCRFPLLDALQPLPLDWMYLVYTIMFLGALGMMLGLRYRISCVLFLLPYWYVFLLDKTSWNNHSYLYGLLAFQLTFMDANRYWSVDGLLNARKRNAHVPLWNYAVLRGQIFIVYFIAGVKKLDADWVEGYSMEYLSRHWLFSPFKFVLSEEMTSLLVVHWCGLLLDLSAGFLLFFDASRSIGLLFVSYFHCMNSQLFSIGMFPYVMLASSPLFCSPEWPRKLVAHCPKRLQELLPLRTAPQPSASCMYKRSRAKGGQKSGLRHRLGAAFTLLYLLEQLFLPYSHFLTQGYNNWTNGLYGYSWDMMVHSRSHQHVKITYRDGRTGELGYLNPGVFTQSRRWKDHADMLKQYATCLSRLLPKYNVTEPQIYFDIWVSINDRFQQRIFDPRVDIVQATWSPFQRTPWLQPLLMGLSPWRTKLQEIKSSLDNHTEVVFIADFPGLHLENFVSEDLGNTSIQLLQGEVTVELVAEHKNQTLQEGEKMQLPAGEYHKVYTMSPSPSCYMYIYVNTTELALEQDLAYLQELKEKVENGSETEPLPPELQPLLEGEVKGGPEPTPLVQTFLRRQQRLQEIERRRNAPFHERLLRFLLRKLYVFRRSFLMTCISLRNLVLGRPSLEQLAQEVTYANLRPFEPVGEPSPSNTDSSNPNPSEPNADTVHSEF; from the exons ATGGCGGTGTCTGCTCGGTCTGCGCTGTCACCGCCCGACTCAG ATAAAGTACAGAAAGATAAGGCTGGACAGACCTCAGGGCGCCGTCAGGGCAGCCGAATGGGGAAGCTCTTGGGTTTTGAGTGGACAGATGTGTCCAGCTGGGGGAAGCTGGTGACCCTGCTGAATAGACCAACAGATCCTGCAAGCCTGGCAGTCTTCCGTTTTCTCTTTG GGCTGATGATGGTGCTGGACATTCCCCAGGAGCGGGGGCTCAGCTCCCTGGACCGAAGATACCTGGATGGGCTGGAGGTGTGCCGCTTCCCGTTGCTGGACGCCCTGCAGCCACTGCCACTTGACTGGATGTATCTGGTCTACACCATCATGTTTCTGG GGGCACTGGGCATGATGCTGGGCCTGCGCTACCGGATAAGCTGTGTGTTATTCCTGCTGCCATACTGGTATGTGTTTCTTCTGGACAAGACATCGTGGAACAACCACTCCTATCTGTATGGTTTGCTGGCCTTTCAGCTGACGTTCATGGATGCAAACCGCTACTG GTCTGTGGACGGCCTGCTGAATGCCCGGAAGCGGAACGCCCACGTGCCCCTTTGGAACTATGCTGTGCTGCGTGGCCAG ATCTTCATTGTGTACTTCATTGCGGGCGTGAAAAAGCTGGACGCAGACTGGGTGGAAGGCTACTCCATGGAATACCTGTCCCGGCACTGGCTCTTCAGTCCCTTCAA ATTTGTATTGTCTGAGGAGATGACTAGTCTGCTGGTGGTGCACTGGTGCGGACTGCTGCTCGACCTCTCTGCCGGTTTCCTGCTCTTCTTTGATGCCTCAAGATCCATTGGCCTCCTCTTCGTGTCCTACTTCCACTGCATGAATTCCCAGCTCTTCAGCATTG GTATGTTCCCCTACGTCATGCTGGCCAGCAGCCCTCTCTTCTGCTCTCCCGAGTGGCCTCGGAAGCTGGTGGCTCACTGCCCGAAAAGGCTGCAAGAACTGCTGCCCCTCAGGACTGCCCCCCAGCCCAGTGCTTCCTGCATGTATAAGAGGAGCCGGGCCAAAGGTGGTCAGAAGTCAGGGCTGCGCCATCGGCTGGGCGCCGCCTTCACCCTGCTCTACCTCCTGGAGCAGCTCTTCCTGCCCTATTCCCATTTCCTCACCCAG GGCTATAACAACTGGACAAACGGGCTGTACGGCTATTCCTGGGACATGATGGTGCACTCCCGCTCCCACCAGCACGTGAAGATCACCTACCGTGATGGCCGCACCGGCGAGCTGGGCTACCTCAACCCTGGG GTATTCACACAGAGCCGGCGTTGGAAGGATCATGCGGACATGCTGAAGCAATATGCCACTTGCCTGAGCCGCCTGCTTCCCAAGTACAATGTCACTGAGCCCCAGATCTACTTTGATATTTGGGTCTCCATCAATGACCGCTTCCAGCAGAG GATTTTTGACCCTCGTGTGGACATCGTGCAGGCTACCTGGTCCCCCTTCCAGCGTACACCTTGGCTGCAGCCACTACTGATGGGCCTGTCTCCCTGGAGAACCAAACTACAGGAAATCAAGAGCAGCCTGGACAACCACACCGAGGTGGTCTTCATCGCGGATTTCCCTG GGCTGCACCTGGAGAACTTTGTGAGCGAAGACCTGGGCAACACTAGCATCCAGCTGCTGCAGGGAGAGGTAACTGTGGAGCTGGTGGCAGAACACAAGAACCAGACTCTTCAGGAGGGAGAAAAAATGCAG TTGCCTGCTGGTGAGTACCATAAGGTGTATACAATGTCGCCCAGTCCTTCCTGCTACATGTACATCTATGTCAACACTACAGAGCTTGCACTGGAGCAAGACCTGGCATACCTGCAAGAATTGAAGGAGAAGGTGGAGAATGGAAGTG AAACAGAGCCTCTGCCTCCAGAGCTGCAACCTCTGCTGGAAGGGGAAGTCAAAGGGGGCCCTGAGCCAACACCGCTGGTTCAGACCTTTCTTAGACGCCAGCAAAGGCTCCAGGAGATCGAACGCCGGCGAAATGCCCCTTTCCACGAGCGACTCCTCCGCTTCTTGCTGCGAAAGCTCTATGTCTTTCGCCGCAG cTTTCTGATGACTTGTATCTCACTTCGAAATCTGGTATTAGGCCGCCCTTCCCTGGAGCAGCTGGCCCAAGAGGTGACTTATGCGAACTTGCGACCCTTTGAGCCAGTTGGGGAGCCGAGTCCTTCAAACACAGATTCTTCAAATCCTAATCCTTCTGAGCCAAATGCTGACACTGTCCACTCAGAGTTCTGA